The following proteins come from a genomic window of Mauremys mutica isolate MM-2020 ecotype Southern chromosome 7, ASM2049712v1, whole genome shotgun sequence:
- the UBE2D1 gene encoding ubiquitin-conjugating enzyme E2 D1 isoform X1, with protein MALKRIQKELSDLQRDPPAHCSAGPVGDDLFHWQATIMGPPDSAYQGGVFFLTVHFPTDYPFKPPKIAFTTKIYHPNINSNGSICLDILRSQWSPALTVSKVLLSICSLLCDPNPDDPLVPDIAQIYKSDKEKYNRHAREWTQKYAM; from the exons ATGGCGCTGAAGCGGATACAGAAA GAACTAAGTGATCTGCAACGTGACCCACCTGCCCACTGTTCTGCAGGGCCTGTTGGAGATGACT TGTTCCATTGGCAAGCAACTATTATGGGACCT CCTGATAGTGCATATCAAGGGGGAGTGTTTTTTCTCACAGTACATTTTCCAACAGACTATCCTTTCAAACCACCAAAG ATTGCTTTCACAACAAAAATATACCATCCAAACATAAACAGTAATGGGAGTATTTGCCTTGATATCCTGAGGTCACAGTGGTCACCAGCTTTGACTGTATCAAAAG ttttattgtcCATATGCTCCTTACTTTGTGATCCTAATCCTGATGACCCTTTAGTACCAGATATTGCACAAATCTACAAGTCAGACAAGGAAAA
- the UBE2D1 gene encoding ubiquitin-conjugating enzyme E2 D1 isoform X2 yields MALKRIQKELSDLQRDPPAHCSAGPVGDDLFHWQATIMGPPDSAYQGGVFFLTVHFPTDYPFKPPKIAFTTKIYHPNINSNGSICLDILRSQWSPALTVSKEQRLLGRGTTPRTQCQRRETAKLPRQGGLRFPC; encoded by the exons ATGGCGCTGAAGCGGATACAGAAA GAACTAAGTGATCTGCAACGTGACCCACCTGCCCACTGTTCTGCAGGGCCTGTTGGAGATGACT TGTTCCATTGGCAAGCAACTATTATGGGACCT CCTGATAGTGCATATCAAGGGGGAGTGTTTTTTCTCACAGTACATTTTCCAACAGACTATCCTTTCAAACCACCAAAG ATTGCTTTCACAACAAAAATATACCATCCAAACATAAACAGTAATGGGAGTATTTGCCTTGATATCCTGAGGTCACAGTGGTCACCAGCTTTGACTGTATCAAAAG AGCAGAGGCTCCTGGGGAGAGGAACCACACCCAGAACACAGTGCCAGAGGAGAGAGACTGCAAAGCTTCCCAGGCAGGGAGGCCTGAGATTCCCTTGCTGA